The following coding sequences are from one Bifidobacterium sp. window:
- the metG gene encoding methionine--tRNA ligase, translating to MSHILVSVAWPYANGPRHIGHVAGFGVPSDVYARYERMKGNDVLMVSGTDEHGTPILVQAEAEGVSPQQLADRYNRVIAKDLCDLGLSYDLFTRTTTANHEHVVQEMFKQCLNNGYIYKDKQQVAISPSTGRTLPDRYIEGTCPICGASGARGDQCDNCGNELDPDELINPVSKINGETPIFEETEHFFLDLPALAEANLTWLKSREGWRTNVINFSIGLFKEVKPRAITRDIDWGIPVPVDGWIDNPNKKLYVWFDAVIGYLSASIEWARRQADPEAWRKWWNDPQALGYYFMGKDNITFHSQIWPSELLAYDGEGSKGGEAGDFGKLNLPEEVVASEFLSMEGKKFSSSRGIVIYVKDILARYQVDAVRYYISIAGPENSDADFTWAEFVRHNNEELAASWGNLVNRVANLLHKDFGCIPTVDTSTLQDEDTALLELTAHAFDKVGDLIEHHRQKAALGEAMATVGAINRYISAMEPWKIKDDEQRLAAVLHTAAQAVVDANILLAPFLPHSAQRVHETMGGTGVFSPLPHIEEVEDLDKPGFRYPIITGQYRLGENVHPWKREAIVDGTPIAKPTPIFAKIPKEAVQEELDRFQAELDARRTKEAERLASEKAKLENSKGTGNKDN from the coding sequence ATGAGTCATATCCTTGTATCTGTCGCTTGGCCGTATGCCAATGGACCACGTCATATCGGGCACGTCGCAGGTTTCGGCGTTCCATCCGATGTCTATGCCCGCTATGAGCGCATGAAGGGCAACGATGTCCTGATGGTCTCAGGAACAGACGAGCATGGTACCCCAATCCTTGTTCAAGCAGAAGCAGAGGGTGTAAGTCCTCAGCAGCTTGCCGACCGCTATAACAGGGTAATTGCTAAGGATTTGTGCGATCTTGGACTGAGCTATGATTTGTTCACTCGCACTACCACTGCCAATCATGAGCATGTGGTGCAAGAGATGTTCAAACAGTGCCTGAATAATGGATATATATACAAAGACAAGCAGCAAGTAGCCATCTCACCATCTACAGGCAGGACTTTGCCAGACCGATATATCGAGGGTACCTGTCCTATTTGTGGCGCTTCAGGTGCTCGCGGTGACCAATGTGATAACTGCGGTAATGAACTAGATCCTGATGAATTGATTAATCCGGTATCGAAGATCAACGGTGAAACTCCGATTTTTGAGGAAACTGAGCATTTCTTCTTGGACCTTCCGGCTCTTGCTGAAGCTAATCTCACTTGGCTGAAAAGCCGTGAAGGTTGGCGTACCAATGTCATTAACTTTTCCATTGGGCTATTTAAGGAAGTCAAGCCTCGCGCTATCACTCGTGATATTGATTGGGGTATTCCTGTTCCTGTTGATGGCTGGATTGATAATCCTAATAAGAAACTGTACGTGTGGTTTGACGCTGTAATCGGGTATTTGTCTGCTTCTATCGAGTGGGCACGCCGTCAGGCAGACCCCGAAGCTTGGCGTAAATGGTGGAACGATCCGCAAGCACTCGGATATTATTTTATGGGCAAAGATAACATCACTTTCCACTCTCAGATATGGCCTTCCGAACTATTGGCTTATGACGGTGAAGGCTCAAAAGGTGGAGAAGCTGGCGATTTTGGTAAGTTGAATCTTCCTGAAGAAGTTGTCGCGAGTGAATTCCTATCGATGGAGGGAAAGAAATTCAGCTCGTCGCGTGGCATTGTGATTTATGTGAAAGATATCCTCGCAAGATATCAGGTTGATGCGGTGCGATACTACATTTCTATTGCAGGTCCAGAAAACTCTGATGCAGATTTCACTTGGGCAGAATTTGTGCGACACAATAATGAAGAGTTGGCAGCAAGCTGGGGTAACTTGGTCAATCGCGTAGCGAACCTGCTACACAAAGATTTTGGTTGCATCCCTACAGTCGATACTTCAACGCTCCAAGACGAAGATACCGCATTGCTTGAGCTCACAGCGCACGCTTTTGACAAGGTTGGTGACTTGATAGAGCATCATCGCCAAAAGGCGGCTCTGGGCGAGGCGATGGCTACTGTTGGAGCTATCAACCGATATATATCAGCAATGGAACCGTGGAAGATCAAAGACGATGAGCAACGTTTAGCTGCTGTGCTGCATACAGCTGCTCAGGCTGTCGTGGATGCGAATATTTTGCTAGCACCCTTCTTGCCGCACTCAGCTCAACGTGTGCACGAGACCATGGGAGGTACAGGAGTATTCTCCCCGCTGCCGCATATTGAAGAAGTTGAAGATCTCGACAAACCAGGATTCCGCTACCCAATTATCACAGGGCAGTATCGTCTCGGTGAAAATGTTCATCCGTGGAAGCGCGAAGCCATCGTAGATGGCACGCCTATCGCCAAACCAACGCCGATTTTTGCAAAGATTCCTAAAGAGGCTGTGCAAGAGGAATTGGACCGCTTCCAAGCTGAACTTGATGCTCGTCGCACGAAAGAAGCTGAGAGGCTTGCAAGTGAAAAAGCT
- the rsmI gene encoding 16S rRNA (cytidine(1402)-2'-O)-methyltransferase → MQTKSAQSTQQFAEFDTIISTDVVQQQVAKDTSYRGVELSEEEATDEGREIVTQQAISDRLVPEGTVVLAATPIGNIHDASTRLIALLQDADIVAAEDTRRLFDLANRLGVHVKGRVIAYHDHNERAKSDGLLDQVEQGACVVVVSDAGMPTINDPGLAIVRRAIERNIPVTCAPGPSAVLDALALSGLPTDRFCYEGFLPRKHAERVQYLRTMQAELRTMVFYETLHRIDDSMKDLLEAFGPNRPMALCRELTKDYEEVRRSTISGIVKSIAENPPRGEMVLVVAGASEDEALAAAPAALPVEDLAVLSIDRALENGLRIKEAIAQVVAEHPLPDGSLPNRKDVYTAVLALKN, encoded by the coding sequence ATGCAAACCAAGTCTGCTCAATCCACACAACAATTTGCTGAATTCGATACCATAATCTCTACAGATGTGGTGCAGCAGCAAGTTGCGAAAGACACTAGTTATAGGGGAGTGGAGTTGTCTGAAGAAGAAGCTACGGATGAAGGCAGAGAAATAGTAACTCAACAAGCAATATCGGACAGGCTCGTACCAGAGGGAACTGTGGTGTTGGCGGCAACGCCTATTGGCAATATTCACGATGCTTCGACACGGCTTATTGCTCTTCTGCAAGATGCTGACATTGTTGCAGCTGAAGATACGCGTAGATTATTTGATTTAGCAAATCGCTTAGGGGTGCATGTTAAGGGCAGAGTCATCGCTTACCACGATCACAATGAACGTGCGAAGTCAGACGGGCTTCTAGACCAAGTTGAGCAGGGCGCTTGTGTTGTGGTTGTGTCTGATGCGGGCATGCCAACTATTAATGATCCTGGTCTGGCGATTGTCCGTCGGGCAATCGAGCGGAATATTCCTGTCACCTGCGCCCCCGGTCCTAGTGCTGTGCTCGACGCTCTCGCTCTTTCTGGTTTGCCTACGGATCGCTTCTGTTATGAAGGTTTTCTTCCTCGTAAACATGCGGAGCGAGTGCAATATCTCAGAACTATGCAAGCTGAGCTACGTACCATGGTGTTTTATGAAACTCTTCATCGCATTGATGATTCGATGAAGGATTTGTTGGAGGCGTTTGGTCCTAATCGTCCTATGGCCTTGTGCAGAGAGTTAACCAAAGATTATGAAGAGGTTCGAAGATCTACAATTTCTGGCATAGTCAAATCGATAGCCGAGAATCCTCCCCGCGGCGAGATGGTGCTTGTTGTTGCTGGAGCTTCAGAAGATGAAGCTTTAGCCGCGGCTCCTGCAGCATTACCAGTAGAAGATCTTGCGGTGTTGTCTATCGACCGAGCCCTAGAAAATGGTTTACGCATCAAAGAGGCAATTGCACAAGTTGTCGCGGAGCATCCTTTGCCTGATGGTTCACTGCCAAATCGTAAAGATGTATACACTGCTGTGCTAGCACTTAAGAATTAA
- a CDS encoding dolichyl-phosphate-mannose--protein mannosyltransferase, translated as MGWLLPILMAVFGGALRFVRLGSPHSVVFDETYYVKDAWTMLMTGEARNWPKTLSPANIPIDTLFAQGDTNQWLASAEYVVHPPIGKWMIAIGLKLFGGADSAFAWRFSTALVGTLAILVLCRVALRLFHNLPIALMAGFLLSIDGLGITMSRTSLLDNFIMIFVLCAFACLLAHRDRSVEKLQAAYLVDSQKRSARFIPVAHRWGKDKHHTRFVLNETGPVIFFSWWRVVAAVFLGLATGTKWSGIYFFAAFAVLTVMWDAWERRQAGYRSWFLSGIWKDGLFTGLMMLPIWAGTYLASWTSWFMHSDSYMHNWAAENPSEGITWLPESLRSFVEYHRQMWDFHTTLETPHSYMANPLTWPLQTRPTSFYWEELNNHPGLCSIAQNSKCISAITSLGNPLLWWLGSACVLIGIVVAAIIRQGDWRIWAVLIGFIGGWLPWAQYLHRTTFTFYSIVILPWIVLAICYMADWLRQNVKTSTYHGVVWGTLGILAVVSLFFYPIWTAMPVPYEFWLVHMWFPSWI; from the coding sequence ATGGGGTGGCTACTTCCTATACTCATGGCCGTTTTCGGCGGTGCTTTACGCTTTGTTCGCCTAGGATCACCACACTCTGTAGTGTTTGACGAAACCTACTACGTCAAAGATGCATGGACCATGCTCATGACTGGCGAAGCTAGAAATTGGCCTAAAACGCTCAGCCCAGCAAATATCCCAATCGACACGTTGTTCGCTCAGGGCGACACGAATCAATGGTTAGCAAGCGCTGAATATGTTGTGCACCCTCCTATTGGCAAATGGATGATTGCTATAGGGCTGAAACTATTCGGGGGCGCCGATAGCGCTTTTGCTTGGCGCTTTTCAACGGCACTGGTGGGCACATTGGCCATCTTGGTATTGTGTCGCGTCGCGTTACGACTGTTCCATAACCTTCCCATCGCACTCATGGCTGGATTCCTGCTATCTATAGATGGCCTAGGAATTACCATGAGTCGCACATCACTGCTCGACAACTTCATCATGATTTTTGTCCTCTGTGCCTTTGCATGCTTGCTCGCACATAGGGATAGAAGTGTGGAGAAATTACAAGCAGCTTATCTGGTTGACTCACAGAAACGCAGCGCAAGATTCATACCTGTAGCCCACCGTTGGGGAAAAGATAAACACCACACTCGTTTCGTTCTCAATGAAACCGGACCAGTCATATTTTTCTCATGGTGGCGTGTTGTAGCAGCGGTGTTTCTGGGTCTCGCCACTGGAACCAAGTGGTCCGGAATATATTTCTTTGCCGCCTTCGCTGTGCTCACGGTTATGTGGGATGCCTGGGAACGACGACAGGCAGGTTATCGTTCATGGTTCTTGAGCGGTATTTGGAAAGATGGCCTATTCACCGGATTGATGATGTTGCCAATCTGGGCTGGGACATACTTAGCTTCTTGGACCAGTTGGTTTATGCACTCTGACAGCTATATGCACAACTGGGCAGCAGAAAACCCTAGTGAAGGCATTACCTGGTTACCTGAATCTTTGCGTTCCTTCGTTGAATACCACAGGCAGATGTGGGACTTCCACACCACACTGGAAACACCCCACAGTTATATGGCAAACCCCCTCACATGGCCTTTGCAAACCAGACCGACAAGCTTCTACTGGGAAGAACTTAACAATCATCCTGGCTTGTGTTCGATTGCCCAAAATTCAAAATGCATTAGCGCTATCACTTCATTGGGGAATCCCCTGTTGTGGTGGCTCGGATCAGCTTGTGTACTCATCGGCATAGTCGTTGCTGCAATAATCCGACAAGGCGATTGGCGAATCTGGGCAGTTCTCATAGGATTCATCGGCGGCTGGCTTCCGTGGGCACAATACCTGCATCGCACCACTTTCACCTTCTACTCGATCGTGATTTTGCCTTGGATCGTATTAGCCATCTGCTACATGGCCGATTGGCTAAGGCAGAATGTGAAAACATCCACCTACCATGGCGTTGTTTGGGGCACTTTGGGGATTCTTGCTGTGGTGTCGCTCTTCTTCTATCCAATATGGACCGCAATGCCCGTACCTTATGAGTTCTGGCTGGTGCATATGTGGTTTCCTAGCTGGATTTAG
- a CDS encoding DedA family protein, translated as MGFINWLLELLKDPRSAIAGWISLGLVPAYTFIFLIIFIETGVVFMPFLPGDSLLFAAGVFAHDPKSGLELSVLLPVVWLAPVIGDQCNYFIGHFFGRRIIQSGKVKAMTPERIAKTERMIEKWGPIAVFLGRFFPFIRTFMPFISGISGMRWARFTPFSVLGGVIWSTLFTLLGFFFGGIPVVQKHFEVVIILILAVSLLPTIIGLLKAKFGHKKTSGETLTADETNAIATADDDTKKN; from the coding sequence ATGGGGTTTATCAACTGGCTGCTCGAATTGCTCAAGGACCCTCGGAGCGCAATTGCCGGATGGATATCATTAGGTTTAGTACCTGCGTATACGTTTATTTTCCTAATAATTTTCATTGAAACCGGCGTAGTGTTCATGCCTTTCCTGCCCGGGGATTCGTTACTCTTCGCTGCGGGAGTTTTCGCGCATGATCCCAAGAGTGGATTAGAACTCTCTGTATTGCTGCCAGTAGTCTGGCTAGCTCCCGTTATCGGTGACCAATGCAATTATTTCATCGGACACTTCTTTGGACGACGTATCATACAGTCTGGCAAAGTTAAAGCCATGACTCCTGAACGTATAGCCAAAACGGAGAGAATGATTGAGAAATGGGGTCCTATAGCTGTATTCCTGGGGCGTTTCTTCCCATTCATTCGTACCTTTATGCCTTTCATCTCAGGTATCTCCGGCATGCGTTGGGCACGATTCACACCATTCAGTGTTCTTGGCGGAGTGATTTGGTCAACCTTGTTCACACTCTTAGGATTCTTCTTCGGCGGTATTCCAGTGGTACAAAAGCACTTCGAAGTAGTTATCATCCTTATCTTGGCTGTGTCACTACTGCCAACCATAATCGGGCTGCTCAAGGCCAAGTTTGGGCATAAGAAGACATCTGGAGAAACTCTAACCGCTGACGAGACCAATGCCATCGCTACTGCAGATGATGACACTAAGAAGAACTGA
- a CDS encoding tyrosine-type recombinase/integrase, whose product MTRRFGTLRHKSNRTSAWIEASYLTPFWAFDKWPGLRERQYASFDIEDEAGALVWLRDAKLRIDAHSWQPEREILREQQRRSLTFAQYFEQWLGLRRTRSGDQLQAGTVYRIRKDATNHILPFFGKRRLAEITSRDVDRWWDGLDHSQRSMCINALKVLKSVLASASSPGPDGESPLIPRNPCTIMTPSQRRNTETVPATIAQVRMIYEAMPERYRAAVYIAVFCNGPRIGEICALTRSSIDLDHMVLHIRTSRKTIGPELIGSTKTEHSERDESIPPQLKPMMETLVDLTGPEAGAFIFPGVTDSSAPLHPNTLRGWYDKARIQAGRKDLRFHDLRHTALTLLAQQGATVREIMDAAGHSDPQTAMRYQHSVQSRSRYLARQVGSLIPGDDTVESLRSRIEDNDQRIQELRKQNEQLSSQLSTAMMRHETGKQAKKQG is encoded by the coding sequence ATGACTCGGAGATTCGGTACGCTTCGGCACAAGAGCAATCGGACGAGCGCGTGGATAGAGGCGAGTTATCTGACGCCCTTCTGGGCTTTTGATAAGTGGCCTGGATTGAGGGAGCGTCAGTATGCCAGCTTCGACATCGAAGACGAGGCCGGTGCACTGGTGTGGCTCAGGGACGCCAAGCTTCGTATCGACGCCCATTCATGGCAGCCTGAAAGGGAGATCCTTCGGGAACAGCAGCGTCGCTCGTTGACCTTCGCGCAATACTTTGAACAATGGCTGGGTCTGCGGCGTACCCGGTCGGGCGACCAACTCCAGGCAGGCACGGTCTACAGGATACGCAAGGACGCGACGAACCATATCCTCCCGTTTTTCGGCAAACGCCGATTGGCCGAGATTACGAGCCGTGATGTGGATCGGTGGTGGGACGGGTTGGATCACTCGCAGCGCAGCATGTGCATCAATGCACTCAAAGTGCTCAAGAGCGTGTTGGCATCCGCCAGCAGTCCCGGACCTGATGGGGAAAGCCCCCTGATTCCCAGGAATCCCTGCACCATCATGACACCATCACAGCGTCGCAACACCGAGACGGTGCCCGCCACGATCGCACAGGTACGCATGATCTACGAGGCCATGCCCGAACGGTATCGCGCGGCGGTGTACATCGCCGTATTCTGCAACGGCCCTCGCATCGGCGAGATCTGCGCGCTCACCAGAAGCAGCATCGATCTGGACCATATGGTGCTTCATATTCGTACGAGCCGCAAGACCATTGGACCGGAGCTGATCGGCAGCACCAAAACCGAGCACAGTGAACGCGATGAGAGCATACCCCCACAATTGAAACCAATGATGGAGACGCTGGTCGACCTTACCGGTCCCGAAGCTGGTGCTTTTATTTTCCCCGGTGTCACTGACAGTTCAGCCCCGTTGCACCCCAACACGCTCAGAGGCTGGTATGACAAGGCCAGAATCCAGGCAGGGCGCAAGGATCTTCGTTTCCATGATTTGCGTCATACGGCGTTGACGTTGCTGGCCCAGCAGGGTGCAACGGTGCGTGAGATCATGGATGCGGCCGGTCATTCGGATCCGCAGACCGCGATGCGGTATCAGCACAGTGTCCAGTCGCGGTCAAGGTACCTCGCCCGCCAGGTAGGCTCGCTCATTCCCGGTGATGATACCGTCGAGTCGCTGCGCTCCCGTATAGAGGATAATGATCAGCGCATACAGGAACTCAGAAAGCAGAACGAACAGCTGTCATCACAACTCTCCACCGCCATGATGCGGCATGAAACGGGCAAACAAGCGAAGAAGCAAGGCTGA
- a CDS encoding ImmA/IrrE family metallo-endopeptidase: MDDNRRILPDFLHRTYTQIINDTEHLDVSVVNTLLPGDLTGIYDEATKLILIDQRLISAQQRCTLAHELVHWEHADETCSGTLGSKIERHTRMETASKLIRPCEYALAENEYDGDTYAIACELDVTVQVIEDFRNYLAMVPAMTDRRQQAFCQSRRSTGGI; encoded by the coding sequence ATGGACGATAACAGGCGCATCCTCCCCGATTTCCTGCACCGGACATACACGCAGATCATCAACGACACCGAGCACCTCGACGTGAGCGTCGTCAACACCCTGCTTCCGGGGGATCTCACCGGAATATACGATGAAGCAACGAAGCTCATCCTCATAGACCAGCGGCTCATCAGCGCCCAGCAACGCTGCACCCTGGCACACGAACTCGTGCACTGGGAGCACGCCGATGAAACCTGTTCGGGAACCCTGGGCTCGAAGATCGAGCGGCACACCCGCATGGAAACCGCATCCAAGCTCATACGGCCGTGCGAATACGCCCTCGCCGAGAACGAATACGACGGCGACACCTACGCCATCGCCTGCGAACTGGACGTCACCGTGCAAGTCATCGAAGACTTCCGCAACTACCTCGCAATGGTCCCTGCCATGACAGACCGTCGGCAACAGGCATTTTGCCAAAGCCGAAGATCGACGGGTGGCATCTGA
- a CDS encoding helix-turn-helix transcriptional regulator — MDMNEATAKTIASERSAAGLTIKRLAERSGVPERTLIRILKNERDIKVTQLAQLAEVFGVYPHELIQSAEAFIERDQRGPVTLGEPQPSELSEADKTAYVLNKIGNHDVRLAASHDPNKWAEAAGGDGR, encoded by the coding sequence ATGGACATGAACGAAGCTACAGCGAAGACCATAGCATCCGAACGATCGGCTGCGGGGCTGACGATCAAACGGCTCGCGGAACGCTCGGGCGTCCCCGAACGCACTTTGATCCGCATCCTCAAGAACGAGCGTGACATCAAGGTCACCCAACTCGCCCAACTCGCCGAAGTGTTCGGCGTCTACCCCCACGAACTCATCCAATCCGCCGAAGCGTTCATCGAACGCGACCAGCGCGGACCCGTCACCCTTGGGGAGCCGCAGCCCAGCGAACTGTCCGAAGCGGACAAGACAGCGTACGTGCTCAACAAGATAGGCAACCATGACGTCAGGCTCGCGGCATCGCACGACCCCAACAAATGGGCTGAGGCGGCAGGCGGCGATGGACGATAA
- a CDS encoding helix-turn-helix domain-containing protein — protein sequence MSLRSMLWALNEAPTGKDATAKVILIALGDYANPDGTGAYPSLTTLSRIAEVSRRTVQYKLRLLERSGAIRHGDQRLASYLPGNHRPTVWDLNLRTTRHRAEDTTVTGADPAPVDVHRDAASAVQGCNHSPVDMQHGAHEPYNPTNNPGEKLPHRRRRPTMSGIGDWRPDSAHHALATTLGLDCDAEFAKFRDRCLSSAQVSADWDASFRNWLRRGLELNLTVKARHPSGHAHTHTWKCTHVLALLRRDEENATPDGLAVTLAKLLNTGITGIQALQRLGLPTDDDLSTP from the coding sequence ATGAGTCTGCGCAGCATGCTGTGGGCGTTGAACGAGGCGCCCACGGGCAAGGACGCGACCGCGAAGGTGATCCTGATCGCCTTGGGTGATTACGCCAATCCCGACGGCACCGGCGCCTACCCCAGCCTGACGACGCTGTCCCGGATCGCCGAGGTGTCACGCCGCACGGTGCAGTACAAGCTGCGCCTGCTGGAACGGTCCGGAGCGATACGGCACGGCGACCAGCGGCTCGCCTCGTACCTGCCCGGCAATCATCGCCCCACGGTATGGGACCTGAACCTGCGAACAACGAGACACCGGGCGGAGGACACGACCGTTACGGGTGCAGATCCTGCACCCGTGGATGTTCACAGGGATGCAGCAAGCGCTGTCCAGGGGTGCAATCACAGCCCCGTAGACATGCAACACGGTGCGCACGAACCATATAACCCGACCAATAACCCGGGTGAGAAACTTCCCCACCGTCGACGCCGACCCACGATGAGCGGAATCGGCGACTGGCGGCCTGATAGTGCGCACCACGCTCTCGCCACCACCCTTGGTCTGGACTGTGATGCGGAGTTTGCGAAATTCCGTGACCGTTGCCTCTCCTCGGCACAGGTCAGTGCCGACTGGGATGCCAGTTTCCGCAACTGGCTCAGACGCGGCCTTGAACTCAACCTCACGGTCAAGGCCCGCCACCCATCCGGCCATGCTCACACGCACACCTGGAAATGCACGCACGTGCTCGCCTTGCTGCGCAGGGACGAGGAGAACGCCACTCCCGACGGTCTCGCGGTCACCCTGGCCAAACTGTTGAACACGGGCATCACCGGCATCCAGGCACTGCAACGGTTGGGTTTGCCGACCGACGATGACCTGTCCACGCCGTGA